From Xiphophorus couchianus chromosome 4, X_couchianus-1.0, whole genome shotgun sequence, a single genomic window includes:
- the cry5 gene encoding cryptochrome circadian regulator 5 has translation MAHVCIHWFRKGLRLHDNAALMAALKDCKELYPVFILDPYLHHTQVGINRQRFLIGALKDLDCSLGKLNSRLFVLKGKPEDVFPKLFNMWNVTKLTYEYDTEPYSLRRDEKVASLAKEHGVDVIYKISHTLYNIERIIEENNGKPPLTYKRLQAIVQNLGPPKKPIPAPTLENMRDVKTPHSEKYEDKYRIPTLEELQLDSKFLGEELFPGGEQEALRRLDEHMKRTGWVCSFEKPQTSPNSLSPSTTVLSPYVTFGCLSARTFWWRLTEVYRGRKHSDPPVSLHGQLLWREFFYTCSVGIPNFNKMNQNPVCTQVDWDTNQRNLAAWREARTGFPFIDAIMTQLRQEGWIHHLARHAVACFLTRGDLWISWEEGQKVFEDLLLDGDWALNAGNWQWLSASAFFHQFFRVYSPIAFGKKTDKNGDYIKKYLPLLKKFPSQYIYEPWKAPRSVQQAAGCIVGKDYPNPIVQHEQISKKNIQRMKEAYAKRSSDNNESPIKKQGVKRKTPSVIDMLQKKIRKE, from the exons ATGGCTCACGTGTGTATACACTGGTTCCGTAAGGGACTCCGGTTACATGACAACGCAGCACTGATGGCTGCACTGAAAGACTGTAAAGAGCTTTACCCTGTGTTCATCCTGGACCCTTACCTTCACCACACCCAGGTTGGCATCAACCGCCAGAGGTTcctcattggggcactcaaagaCCTGGACTGCAGCCTCGGGAAACTCAACTCCAG ACTGTTTGTCCTTAAGGGGAAACCAGAAGATGTGTTCCCAAAATTGTTCAACATGTGGAACGTAACAAAGCTTACTTATGAGTATGACACAGAGCCGTACAGTTTACGTCGTGATGAGAAAGTGGCCAGTCTGGCAAAAGAACATGGAGTCGATGTCATCTACAAAATCTCCCACACGCTTTACAATATAGAAAG AATAATTGAAGAAAACAATGGAAAACCTCCTCTAACTTACAAACGTTTGCAAGCAATAGTGCAAAATCTTGGCCCACCCAAGAAACCAATTCCTGCGCCAACTTTGGAAAACATGAGAG ATGTTAAGACTCCTCACTCAGAGAAGTATGAGGACAAATACAGGATTCCGACTTTAGAGGAGCTTCAACTGGACTCAAAGTTTCTGGGAGAGGAGCTGTTTCCTGGAGGAGAACAGGAGGCTCTGAGAAGACTAGATGAACACATGAAAAGAACG GGATGGGTGTGTAGCTTTGAGAAGCCACAGACCTCTCCAAACTCCCTGAGTCCCAGCACCACAGTCCTGAGTCCTTATGTCACCTTTGGGTGCCTTTCAGCAAGAACGTTCTGGTGGAGGCTCACTGAGGTGTATCGGGGG AGAAAGCATTCGGATCCTCCAGTGTCCCTTCATGGTCAGTTGCTCTGGAGAGAGTTTTTCTACACCTGCAGCGTGGGAATCcctaattttaacaaaatgaatcaGAACCCAGTGTGCACACAGGTGGATTGGGACACAAACCAGCGAAATCTAGCTGCATGGAGAGAG GCTCGGACTGGTTTCCCCTTCATTGATGCAATCATGACCCAGCTGAGGCAGGAGGGCTGGATCCACCACCTGGCCCGACATGCTGTTGCTTGTTTTCTCACAAGAGGAGACCTGTGGATCAGCTGGGAAGAAGGACAGAAG GTCTTTGAGGATCTCTTACTGGATGGTGACTGGGCTCTTAATGCAGGAAACTGGCAGTGGCTGTCAGCAAGTGCTTTCTTCCACCAGTTTTTCAGGGTTTACTCCCCCATTGCGTTCGGtaaaaagacagacaaaaacgGAGACTATATTAA AAAGTACCTTCCTCTTCTGAAGAAGTTTCCATCACAGTATATCTATGAGCCTTGGAAGGCTCCCCGCAGTGTCCAGCAAGCTGCAGGATGCATTGTGGGAAAAGACTACCCAAATCCAATAGTACAGCACGAACAGATcagcaagaaaaacattcagagaaTGAAGGAGGCTTATGCTAAGAGGTCTTCAGACAACAATGAGTCACCTATCAAAAAGCAAG GTGTGAAGCGAAAGACTCCATCTGTCATTGACATGCTGCAGAAGAAGATCAGGAAAGAGTAA